A genome region from Erwinia tasmaniensis Et1/99 includes the following:
- the traV gene encoding type IV conjugative transfer system lipoprotein TraV yields the protein MKKIIFLLSTTALLSGCAGMNDDFDCNKTATDQCLTMEQAQGLASQGKSLDDLDASKGGSEKKVVSETVATKPLSNNKPVINSYINPVESGSTVKSSLFPQQNVHPVISTTPMRVIEKVNPNSAGSVNSVRYQDVTQRIWISPWVDKDDSFHQPSIVEFVTEHSSWKKEFNSIGNGG from the coding sequence ATGAAAAAAATTATTTTTTTACTTAGCACCACTGCACTACTTTCTGGCTGCGCAGGCATGAACGACGATTTCGACTGTAATAAAACCGCGACTGACCAGTGTCTTACGATGGAGCAGGCACAAGGTCTAGCTTCGCAAGGTAAATCACTTGACGATCTGGATGCGTCTAAAGGTGGTTCCGAAAAAAAGGTTGTTTCTGAAACGGTAGCAACTAAACCGCTTTCAAACAATAAGCCCGTTATCAATTCCTATATTAATCCTGTTGAATCAGGAAGTACTGTTAAAAGCAGTTTATTCCCGCAGCAGAATGTACACCCAGTGATTTCAACCACTCCAATGCGTGTAATTGAAAAAGTTAATCCTAATTCGGCGGGTAGCGTAAATTCGGTTCGATACCAGGATGTTACCCAAAGAATTTGGATTAGCCCGTGGGTTGATAAAGATGACAGTTTTCATCAGCCTTCTATTGTGGAGTTTGTGACTGAGCATTCATCATGGAAGAAAGAATTTAATTCCATCGGTAATGGCGGTTAA
- a CDS encoding lytic transglycosylase domain-containing protein translates to MKYQVVGVLVAVLTASMAQTVFAAPVEVSACYERAGRDYGIDPDLLLSIGIQESRLNNKAINKGSYDYCQMQVNQIHTDELKDFGINLKELTHQPCTCIYSGTWVLAKFFQRYGRSWNTVGMYNAGVKNSPVPNRNRANYARSIRGIYTVIKMEKKEGGEKSLALFNDNKTHK, encoded by the coding sequence ATGAAATATCAGGTGGTGGGGGTATTGGTGGCCGTTTTAACAGCCTCAATGGCGCAGACTGTATTTGCAGCGCCCGTTGAGGTTTCCGCGTGCTACGAACGCGCTGGCAGGGATTACGGTATTGATCCCGACCTGTTATTGTCTATCGGGATTCAAGAATCGCGCCTAAATAATAAAGCGATCAACAAAGGCAGTTATGATTACTGCCAGATGCAGGTCAATCAGATTCACACAGACGAATTAAAAGATTTTGGAATCAACCTGAAGGAGCTGACGCATCAGCCCTGTACCTGTATATATTCCGGCACGTGGGTTCTTGCAAAGTTTTTTCAGCGATACGGCAGGAGCTGGAACACTGTCGGGATGTATAACGCGGGCGTGAAAAATTCCCCAGTACCAAACCGAAATCGGGCGAACTACGCCAGGTCTATCCGGGGGATTTATACGGTTATCAAAATGGAAAAAAAGGAAGGCGGTGAAAAATCACTCGCCCTTTTTAATGATAATAAAACGCATAAGTAA
- the traU gene encoding conjugal transfer pilus assembly protein TraU translates to MNRFIRAAGAVMAFCFMLMFSMQSQAASVDKAGAEGRWVNPITDTCWRCIFPLSIGSIQVGKGGNGLSDTNNPSSPIQLCPVGILYRIGLAIGYWEPFAVTDVTRVPGNMVNMGGIQINLGKVGMGKGGQSDQGAEGAGAFYHVHWYKYPLIEWLNIIMSAGCLQGGDMDIAYMSEVDPMWSDSTLSLLINPEAALFGNLIAQSACALDAVSSSVAGYPLAPLFWCAGAQGSMYPFTGFVSNEFSPLEASVLLSERMDAKLHREGIVWDSIGVNTSVCYEYPSPIIPKDRYRYQMVNMIPDAHQCHAFGSTTQLWGSYHNLPTSKKNFGYLIWRKRNCAYL, encoded by the coding sequence ATGAATCGCTTTATCAGAGCAGCGGGCGCAGTGATGGCGTTTTGCTTCATGTTGATGTTCTCTATGCAAAGCCAGGCTGCTTCGGTGGATAAAGCTGGCGCTGAGGGACGATGGGTAAACCCGATCACAGATACATGCTGGCGCTGTATTTTTCCTCTTTCAATTGGGAGTATCCAGGTAGGGAAAGGCGGTAATGGCCTGAGTGACACAAATAACCCGTCTTCACCGATTCAGCTTTGCCCTGTAGGCATTCTTTACCGCATTGGGCTTGCCATCGGTTATTGGGAACCTTTCGCCGTCACAGATGTTACCCGTGTTCCGGGCAACATGGTGAACATGGGAGGGATACAGATCAATTTAGGCAAAGTTGGCATGGGCAAAGGCGGCCAATCCGATCAGGGCGCTGAAGGGGCTGGCGCGTTCTATCACGTTCACTGGTACAAATACCCGCTTATCGAATGGCTGAACATTATTATGTCAGCGGGTTGTCTTCAGGGCGGTGACATGGATATCGCGTATATGTCGGAAGTCGATCCGATGTGGTCTGACAGCACCCTTTCACTGTTAATTAATCCTGAAGCTGCGTTGTTTGGGAATCTGATCGCGCAGTCAGCTTGCGCACTCGATGCAGTATCCAGTAGCGTTGCGGGTTATCCTCTAGCCCCGCTTTTCTGGTGTGCTGGCGCACAGGGCAGCATGTATCCCTTTACTGGTTTTGTGAGTAACGAATTCTCACCGCTTGAAGCCAGCGTGCTGCTGTCTGAACGAATGGACGCCAAGCTGCACCGAGAAGGAATTGTCTGGGACTCCATCGGAGTTAATACATCCGTCTGCTACGAATATCCATCGCCAATTATTCCGAAAGACCGCTATCGCTATCAGATGGTCAATATGATCCCCGATGCGCACCAGTGCCATGCATTCGGAAGCACAACTCAGTTGTGGGGTAGTTATCATAATCTGCCTACAAGCAAAAAAAACTTTGGTTATCTGATTTGGAGAAAAAGAAATTGCGCATATCTCTGA
- a CDS encoding DUF932 domain-containing protein: MNYSRLATKFASGNSLRSDVPLTDSQIMRVAPSIFAESEHESRSEQYTFIPTNLILDKLRQEGFQPFMVCQTRSRIEGMRDFTKHMIRLRHANQITGKQANEIILINSHNGASSYQMKAGVFRFVCQNGLVVGEDIADIRVKHKGDITGNVIEGAYEVLDTFDRVDESREAMQAVALSDEARHAFASAALTLRWDENKPAPVSPTQILRANRTEDVSNDMWTTLNCVQENLIRGGLRGRDAKGKRTTTRAVTGMDQDVKLNRALWVLSEEMRKIIA, translated from the coding sequence ATGAACTATTCACGCCTTGCCACCAAGTTTGCCAGCGGTAATTCACTGCGTTCTGACGTGCCGCTGACCGACTCGCAGATCATGCGCGTTGCCCCTTCGATTTTCGCAGAAAGTGAGCACGAAAGCCGCTCTGAGCAGTATACCTTTATCCCGACTAACCTGATTCTAGACAAGCTGCGCCAGGAAGGTTTTCAGCCCTTCATGGTGTGCCAGACTCGTTCCCGCATCGAGGGGATGCGCGATTTTACCAAGCACATGATCCGCCTGCGCCACGCCAACCAGATCACGGGCAAGCAAGCAAATGAAATCATCCTGATTAACTCGCACAACGGCGCGAGCAGCTATCAGATGAAAGCGGGTGTGTTTCGCTTCGTCTGCCAGAATGGTTTGGTTGTGGGCGAGGATATCGCTGATATTCGCGTGAAGCACAAGGGAGACATTACCGGGAACGTCATTGAAGGCGCTTATGAGGTGCTGGATACTTTCGATCGCGTGGATGAATCCCGCGAGGCGATGCAGGCGGTGGCCCTATCTGACGAAGCGCGGCACGCCTTTGCGAGCGCCGCCCTCACGCTGCGCTGGGATGAAAACAAGCCCGCACCCGTGTCTCCTACGCAGATTCTGCGTGCGAACCGCACGGAGGACGTGAGCAATGACATGTGGACAACGTTGAACTGCGTACAGGAGAACTTGATCCGTGGTGGCCTGCGCGGACGCGATGCCAAAGGCAAGCGCACCACGACACGAGCCGTCACCGGAATGGATCAGGATGTAAAACTTAACCGTGCATTGTGGGTACTTTCCGAAGAAATGCGAAAAATTATCGCCTGA
- the traB gene encoding F-type conjugal transfer pilus assembly protein TraB, whose protein sequence is MGNINMLTKRKQLATLIGVLIAGSVGAGIVYLTAGDSKPAAQAIKPQSAPVSGVVTNAFTEQVQKSVLQQQQERTAVLEKELDDLKKQVSNQPSGESADVQVLKATVDALLKNQKASAEQNNGAHAVGEPEVKWNVQGSNSYSSPPVFPVGQGGNNYVPPKNDPRPQIGGIQHTSFSWEHPKVKGNPLPWISSGSFINASMIEGADANASVTGQQSSTPVVFTLLGNASLPNGHKYNLDQCRVTGEIYGDISSERGEVRTDHISCNISGDRHVDMPFKGHVSYQGKEGIRGKPVMRNGKIIAYAGAAGVLSGLGSGISESGTTSVGIGATATPAAGEIARQAFGGGASKAADTLSQYWIKRAEQYHPVIDIGAGNAVTVVFQEGFQLTTIEDEIARKSESAAGQVVDKVAGNMSADDGARTLSSLPPSGQQHGAIINPDDVIRKAKDLDLGSTVTSQ, encoded by the coding sequence ATGGGTAACATTAATATGCTGACGAAGCGTAAGCAACTCGCCACGCTAATCGGTGTACTTATCGCGGGCAGCGTTGGTGCGGGCATAGTCTATCTCACGGCAGGTGATAGTAAACCCGCCGCGCAGGCGATAAAACCCCAAAGCGCGCCCGTTTCCGGCGTGGTTACTAATGCCTTCACAGAGCAAGTTCAGAAAAGCGTTTTGCAGCAGCAGCAGGAGAGAACCGCGGTACTGGAAAAAGAGTTGGATGATCTCAAAAAGCAGGTGAGCAATCAGCCATCAGGTGAATCAGCAGATGTTCAGGTGCTTAAAGCCACGGTAGATGCTTTGTTAAAAAACCAGAAGGCGAGTGCTGAGCAGAACAATGGCGCTCATGCTGTTGGTGAGCCAGAAGTTAAGTGGAACGTCCAGGGTTCAAATAGTTATTCCAGTCCCCCGGTGTTCCCAGTAGGCCAGGGTGGCAATAATTACGTCCCACCCAAAAATGATCCACGTCCTCAGATTGGCGGCATACAGCATACCTCTTTCTCATGGGAGCACCCAAAAGTAAAGGGTAATCCACTGCCGTGGATTTCGTCCGGTTCATTCATCAATGCCAGTATGATCGAAGGTGCAGATGCGAACGCCAGCGTCACCGGGCAGCAGTCATCTACACCAGTTGTGTTTACGTTACTCGGCAACGCCTCGCTACCAAACGGACATAAATACAACCTCGATCAATGCCGTGTAACGGGTGAAATCTACGGCGATATTTCAAGCGAGCGCGGCGAAGTCCGCACCGACCATATTTCCTGCAACATTTCGGGGGATCGCCACGTTGATATGCCATTCAAAGGGCACGTCAGCTATCAGGGCAAGGAAGGCATTCGCGGGAAGCCAGTGATGCGTAACGGAAAAATCATTGCTTACGCAGGAGCCGCAGGCGTGCTGTCAGGGCTAGGTTCAGGTATCTCTGAATCGGGTACGACGTCAGTAGGCATCGGTGCTACGGCAACGCCTGCCGCAGGTGAAATTGCCCGGCAGGCATTTGGCGGCGGTGCATCTAAAGCAGCAGATACGTTATCGCAGTACTGGATAAAACGTGCCGAACAATATCACCCAGTCATTGATATTGGCGCAGGTAATGCCGTTACCGTTGTCTTCCAGGAAGGCTTCCAGCTCACTACGATTGAAGATGAAATTGCCCGCAAATCGGAATCAGCGGCAGGGCAAGTCGTTGATAAAGTAGCAGGTAACATGTCGGCAGATGATGGTGCCCGTACACTCAGCAGCCTTCCTCCTTCCGGTCAACAACACGGAGCCATCATTAATCCCGACGATGTAATCCGTAAAGCTAAAGACCTCGATTTGGGCAGCACCGTAACAAGTCAGTAA
- the traL gene encoding type IV conjugative transfer system protein TraL: MSGTFDKYTFPETINEQNRIFGLPVDEVAVIATPVICGVAYSCAGAMCLLAALLWVLLRYLKKGKGSQFMADFLYWNLPYFLFRPFFRKIPSSGNRHWVN; this comes from the coding sequence ATGTCCGGGACATTTGATAAATATACTTTCCCGGAGACGATAAACGAACAAAACCGCATTTTCGGCTTGCCAGTCGATGAAGTCGCAGTGATTGCAACGCCAGTTATCTGTGGCGTTGCCTATTCTTGTGCAGGCGCTATGTGTTTGCTGGCTGCCTTATTGTGGGTGCTTCTTCGTTATCTGAAGAAAGGGAAAGGTTCTCAGTTTATGGCTGATTTTCTGTACTGGAATCTTCCCTACTTTTTATTTAGACCATTCTTCAGAAAAATCCCGTCTTCTGGAAATAGGCATTGGGTGAATTAA
- a CDS encoding type IV conjugative transfer system pilin TraA: protein MKRALKSILNFSRANKKKLSIVMAAVTVCMLPEIAFSADSSTDLLQAQQATINSTFGHGSSLEKYFYIAEVFMSLIAYFRARTPMVFIGLIMVIIFTRIAFGIIG, encoded by the coding sequence ATGAAACGCGCTTTAAAAAGTATTTTGAACTTTTCAAGGGCCAACAAAAAGAAATTGTCGATTGTTATGGCGGCTGTAACAGTTTGTATGCTGCCTGAAATTGCGTTTTCCGCCGATAGCTCAACTGATTTGCTTCAGGCTCAGCAAGCAACGATAAACAGTACTTTTGGGCATGGTAGTTCTCTGGAGAAATATTTCTATATTGCGGAAGTATTTATGTCGCTAATAGCGTATTTCCGTGCGCGAACCCCAATGGTATTCATTGGGCTGATTATGGTAATTATTTTTACCCGCATTGCCTTCGGGATTATTGGTTGA
- the traC gene encoding type IV secretion system protein TraC — MGLLNTVSKIISGLSGVEDYKAANKLLQTTAGYPSLTALLPYRYYDDETKMFINANSVGYILELAPLSGANQDIMASLDEAFRKRLERNVPVTFYMMASKCVSNILDANMNSKMWQGELAPGLNKITKAYYERAALKGFETTEEVDYPLYLRNYRVFAVVGKRRMRSDKGSLNILAASRESFVSALRGAKIGSRVVNVTEFLSAFRETANYRPGQVVPSDGDYDDFENISRQLLETTNEIEVHEDYLRQRMRMRDHDKIVDVPGEDKENGIVTSRIVNLNINKNPKAFALWQSADNLHNLVNPAFGISCPFVITFTIEIEDQVKTQNEAFRKETDLAKKANSAYAKLIPSTIRAYNEWRGIREELSKNEGSLCKYYFNVTLFTPDDDIALQTCEQEAITLYRKNGIQIQPAKYQQMRNYLTTLPFMIQEDLWDDLKKTGAALRSTAFSALNLLPVVSESTLSGSGSPIPSYRGQAAFLDIFDDNSEASNFNVAVTGTSGAGKSFMIQEMLRQVLNSGGFGVVIDIGESYKNYCLQAGGVYLQGDTLRFNPWADVENIKDESESIGRLMAVLASPSGEIDDVSQEILNKAVVYSWEKGNGKGKVDYVVEYLSNKDVLENYKDKPTILSRMAELCELLERYCTWGSDGEFFNSDNPTLSHDTKFAVLELGTLESRPKLMSAVLFSIILAVQHKMYRTSRNFKKICIIDEAWKLLAGDNEAASKFIEQGYRTVRRHNGCFVTITQGISDFVGVKDKAPSPAASAAWMNSGTKITLLQSKETFVEFLKDNPDFYTEQEKSVIEGFRKAKLRGFSSVLIQSGGHSSFHRLFVDPVTRAMFSSAAKDFAFMSEKQEAGASSEEAALMLAEKIFGRELKELERWANINN; from the coding sequence ATGGGATTGCTTAATACCGTCTCGAAAATTATCAGTGGTCTGTCCGGCGTTGAAGATTATAAAGCTGCAAATAAATTATTGCAGACTACCGCAGGTTATCCATCGCTCACTGCGCTTTTGCCGTATCGTTATTATGATGATGAGACAAAGATGTTTATCAACGCTAATAGTGTGGGGTATATCCTTGAGCTTGCGCCGCTCTCTGGCGCGAATCAAGATATTATGGCGAGCCTGGATGAAGCATTCAGAAAACGACTGGAAAGAAACGTTCCGGTTACGTTTTACATGATGGCAAGCAAATGCGTATCAAATATTCTTGACGCAAACATGAATTCAAAAATGTGGCAGGGTGAACTTGCACCTGGCCTGAATAAGATAACAAAAGCCTATTATGAGCGCGCTGCGCTCAAAGGTTTTGAAACAACCGAGGAAGTGGACTATCCGCTGTACCTGAGAAACTACCGCGTGTTTGCGGTGGTGGGAAAAAGAAGAATGCGCAGCGACAAGGGATCGCTTAATATCTTAGCCGCTTCCCGTGAAAGTTTTGTCTCTGCATTGCGCGGGGCGAAAATAGGAAGTCGCGTAGTAAACGTAACGGAATTTCTCTCTGCCTTTCGTGAAACGGCAAATTATCGTCCCGGACAGGTTGTGCCCTCCGATGGTGATTATGATGATTTTGAAAATATCAGTCGCCAGTTACTAGAAACCACTAACGAAATAGAAGTACATGAAGATTATTTGCGTCAGCGTATGCGTATGCGCGATCATGATAAAATTGTTGACGTGCCCGGTGAAGATAAAGAAAATGGCATTGTTACCAGCAGAATAGTTAACCTGAATATTAATAAAAATCCGAAAGCCTTCGCGCTCTGGCAGTCAGCAGATAACCTGCATAACTTAGTTAACCCTGCATTCGGTATCAGTTGTCCTTTTGTTATTACGTTCACAATTGAAATTGAAGACCAGGTGAAAACGCAGAATGAAGCGTTCCGCAAGGAAACAGACCTGGCGAAGAAGGCCAATTCTGCTTACGCCAAACTGATCCCTTCTACAATACGCGCTTACAATGAATGGCGGGGTATTCGTGAAGAATTATCTAAAAATGAAGGTTCACTGTGTAAGTATTATTTTAACGTTACGCTCTTTACGCCGGATGATGATATTGCCCTGCAAACCTGCGAGCAGGAGGCAATCACACTGTACCGTAAAAACGGTATTCAGATTCAGCCTGCTAAATACCAACAGATGCGCAACTATCTCACCACGTTACCGTTTATGATTCAGGAAGACCTGTGGGATGATCTGAAGAAGACCGGGGCTGCGCTGCGTTCTACGGCATTCTCGGCGCTGAATCTGCTTCCTGTTGTCAGCGAGAGCACGCTGTCGGGATCGGGTTCCCCTATACCGTCCTATCGTGGACAGGCCGCGTTCCTGGATATTTTTGATGACAATAGTGAAGCATCAAACTTCAACGTCGCGGTAACGGGGACATCAGGGGCGGGCAAATCCTTTATGATTCAGGAAATGCTGCGTCAGGTTCTTAACAGCGGCGGTTTTGGTGTCGTTATTGACATTGGCGAAAGCTATAAAAACTACTGCCTGCAAGCGGGGGGGGTATATCTGCAAGGTGACACGCTCAGGTTTAATCCCTGGGCTGATGTGGAAAATATAAAAGATGAAAGTGAAAGTATTGGACGCCTTATGGCGGTTCTTGCTAGTCCATCAGGTGAAATAGATGATGTAAGCCAGGAAATTCTTAATAAAGCAGTGGTTTATTCCTGGGAGAAAGGCAATGGTAAAGGTAAAGTGGATTATGTAGTTGAATATCTCTCGAATAAAGACGTATTGGAAAACTACAAGGATAAGCCAACTATTCTTTCCCGTATGGCAGAGTTGTGCGAATTATTAGAACGTTACTGCACATGGGGAAGTGACGGCGAGTTTTTTAACTCAGATAATCCTACCTTAAGCCATGATACTAAATTTGCGGTGCTTGAACTGGGGACGCTGGAAAGCCGACCGAAATTAATGTCAGCCGTTCTGTTTTCCATCATTCTTGCCGTGCAGCATAAGATGTACAGAACATCTCGTAATTTTAAAAAGATTTGCATCATTGATGAAGCCTGGAAATTACTTGCAGGTGATAATGAAGCGGCCTCAAAATTTATAGAACAAGGCTATCGTACCGTGCGCCGTCACAATGGTTGCTTTGTGACGATTACTCAGGGTATCAGTGACTTTGTGGGTGTGAAAGATAAGGCACCGTCTCCGGCAGCGAGTGCCGCATGGATGAATTCAGGGACGAAAATTACTCTTTTACAAAGCAAAGAAACATTTGTTGAATTTCTTAAAGACAATCCTGATTTTTACACTGAACAGGAAAAATCTGTTATTGAAGGATTCAGAAAGGCGAAACTTCGTGGCTTCAGTTCGGTGCTAATCCAGTCGGGCGGACACTCCAGCTTCCATCGGTTGTTTGTCGATCCTGTAACACGCGCCATGTTTTCATCTGCGGCGAAAGACTTTGCTTTTATGTCAGAGAAGCAGGAAGCCGGGGCCAGCTCCGAAGAAGCAGCACTGATGTTGGCAGAAAAGATTTTTGGGCGAGAATTAAAGGAACTTGAAAGATGGGCGAATATCAACAACTGA
- a CDS encoding TrbI F-type domain-containing protein, whose translation MGEYQQLSNNGEEQEKGIYFFIKGYWILILSAVFFIFIISFVTATVIVRVNQPKIVTFDLKSTTDDFVQKTAMLGKKATPKDVEELTAIFKQSMQDTLDMYERQGYIVMVKPAVMKGAKDITDEVRENIYRNIRGEQ comes from the coding sequence ATGGGCGAATATCAACAACTGAGCAATAACGGCGAAGAACAAGAAAAAGGCATTTATTTTTTTATAAAAGGATACTGGATTCTAATTCTCTCAGCTGTATTTTTTATCTTCATTATCAGCTTCGTTACTGCGACCGTTATAGTAAGAGTGAATCAGCCGAAAATTGTCACCTTTGATTTAAAAAGCACCACGGATGATTTTGTACAAAAGACGGCTATGCTGGGAAAAAAAGCAACACCAAAAGACGTAGAGGAATTGACTGCTATTTTTAAACAGTCTATGCAGGACACGCTCGACATGTATGAAAGACAGGGATATATCGTGATGGTTAAACCCGCCGTAATGAAAGGTGCAAAAGATATTACCGATGAAGTACGGGAAAATATATACCGGAACATCAGAGGCGAACAGTGA
- a CDS encoding antirestriction protein ArdA — protein MDALLEPLPEGLRGYFDFEAYARDIFLNEYDLFNGFVYRKV, from the coding sequence ATGGATGCATTGCTAGAACCTCTGCCGGAAGGTTTGCGCGGCTATTTTGACTTTGAGGCTTACGCCCGCGATATCTTCCTGAATGAGTACGATCTCTTTAACGGGTTTGTTTACCGTAAAGTATGA
- the traW gene encoding type-F conjugative transfer system protein TraW, translating to MKLKILILLTTVSISVMAKDMGTFGQLFPIDEPDMMDLINGRLKHMDENGEMARIHEKAEKDVKAHAVRPPPVSGVSEARQDKTWLFDPSFVADRDITDGRGHYITHKGDRKNPLDFIPFKSTLYFINGDNPAELQWVKNKIKYSINFKIILVKGSVPETSEKLDEQIFFDQYGVMVTRFGITHTPAEVFQEGDMLRVKEQKL from the coding sequence GTGAAGCTTAAAATTCTCATCCTGTTAACGACCGTTTCGATATCCGTGATGGCTAAAGATATGGGCACCTTCGGTCAATTATTTCCGATTGACGAGCCGGACATGATGGATTTAATCAACGGTCGCTTGAAACACATGGATGAAAATGGCGAAATGGCCCGCATCCATGAAAAAGCTGAAAAGGACGTTAAAGCCCACGCGGTACGTCCTCCGCCAGTCTCAGGTGTTTCTGAAGCACGCCAGGATAAAACCTGGCTTTTCGACCCGTCATTTGTTGCAGACCGGGATATTACGGACGGTCGCGGTCATTATATTACGCATAAAGGAGACAGGAAAAACCCGCTGGACTTTATCCCGTTCAAATCCACGCTGTACTTCATCAACGGGGATAACCCGGCAGAACTTCAGTGGGTGAAAAACAAGATTAAATACTCAATCAATTTCAAGATTATTTTGGTTAAGGGGAGCGTCCCGGAAACGAGTGAAAAGCTCGATGAACAGATTTTCTTTGACCAATACGGCGTGATGGTGACGCGTTTTGGTATCACGCATACCCCTGCTGAAGTTTTTCAGGAGGGCGATATGCTCAGAGTCAAGGAGCAGAAACTATGA
- the traK gene encoding type-F conjugative transfer system secretin TraK: MINKKYFLSPALLIAAAFQTHAAVVPGVKEISFGPNAQVNAAFSQVSPNRIIVQGEKITDISGPGGAFDSQKQPDGGALISLAPGVSQSFTLFVVTDKNSALSIEIIPKSIPGKTLSFVPQTAPMKVKPEEKSWEEGQSYEKTLVDISKSIINGVIPQDFSEYPVSRVQAYSPAVGVTLRADKHFIGPHMRIVRYIMNNPSYLNQDLTEKQFYAPGVRAVMLSTRNLYSHGEGYAYVIFDDAQGGAHG; encoded by the coding sequence ATGATAAACAAAAAGTATTTCTTATCGCCCGCTTTACTCATCGCCGCTGCTTTTCAGACTCATGCCGCAGTGGTGCCCGGTGTGAAGGAAATTAGTTTCGGGCCAAACGCTCAGGTTAATGCGGCATTTAGTCAGGTCAGCCCAAACCGAATTATCGTCCAAGGTGAGAAAATCACCGACATTTCCGGGCCGGGGGGCGCTTTCGATTCTCAGAAGCAGCCTGATGGCGGCGCATTAATCAGTCTTGCGCCGGGCGTTAGCCAGTCTTTCACCCTCTTTGTTGTAACGGACAAAAATTCTGCGCTTTCCATCGAGATTATCCCCAAGAGCATTCCAGGGAAAACGCTCAGCTTTGTCCCTCAGACTGCGCCTATGAAGGTGAAACCTGAAGAAAAGAGCTGGGAAGAAGGTCAGTCATACGAAAAGACGTTAGTAGACATTTCAAAATCGATCATCAACGGCGTTATCCCGCAGGATTTCTCAGAGTACCCGGTCAGTCGTGTGCAGGCGTACAGCCCCGCAGTGGGCGTCACGCTGAGGGCCGATAAACATTTCATCGGCCCTCACATGCGCATTGTCCGCTACATTATGAACAATCCATCGTATCTGAATCAGGATCTGACTGAAAAACAGTTTTATGCGCCTGGCGTTCGTGCGGTGATGCTCAGCACCCGTAACCTCTATTCACACGGCGAAGGCTACGCATACGTCATCTTTGACGATGCGCAGGGGGGTGCGCATGGGTAA
- a CDS encoding TraE/TraK family type IV conjugative transfer system protein yields MKLSTKKDIDKRTAVAFLAMAGLLSASLLTSVGAIGLAWKFHNTQERITVPMGFDKPFVSSNQRGDANLNSMLVRALVSLRLNVTPETIDPQQKELLSYTDSENRAELKRALEVEADYIHKNDVSAQFLIEKFDYNPETNDTEVAGQQLASTSGGKLKLPDSSKHYIVNVSYVNGMVKLNKFTEVLPN; encoded by the coding sequence ATGAAACTTTCAACGAAAAAGGACATTGATAAAAGAACCGCCGTAGCATTTCTTGCTATGGCAGGTCTACTGAGTGCGTCTCTCTTAACCAGCGTCGGAGCAATCGGGCTTGCATGGAAATTCCACAACACCCAAGAGCGTATCACCGTCCCTATGGGTTTTGATAAGCCTTTTGTCTCATCCAATCAGCGCGGGGATGCAAATCTGAATTCGATGCTGGTACGTGCTTTAGTTAGCTTGCGTCTAAACGTGACCCCCGAAACCATAGACCCGCAGCAGAAAGAACTTCTTTCTTATACCGACTCCGAAAACCGTGCCGAGCTAAAACGTGCTCTGGAAGTGGAAGCTGATTACATCCATAAAAATGATGTTAGTGCCCAGTTCCTCATTGAAAAGTTCGATTACAACCCGGAGACAAATGATACGGAAGTGGCTGGCCAGCAGTTAGCCTCGACTTCGGGCGGGAAACTCAAGCTGCCTGATTCATCGAAACATTACATAGTCAATGTTTCTTACGTTAATGGCATGGTGAAGCTCAACAAATTCACTGAAGTTCTGCCTAACTGA